GGTGGTAATCGTACAGCCTTGGGCAGAAGGAGCACACTACAAAAGTAGAAGTCTCAAATGTCTGGTGTACCGGAGGCGGCTGGTGTACGCGGCCTGTTATCGGCTCAAAATTATGGATGCTGAAACCATAAGGGAAGTTATAGCCGTCCCATCCTACAACGTCAAACGGGTGCGTAGCATATACTACCTCATGCATCATACCTTCTTTCTTTATCTTAATAAGGAATTCGCCCTTTTCATCGTGCGTTTCCAACTCGGTAGGCAATTTAAAATCCCTTTCGCAGAAAGGTGAATGCTCAAGGTGCTGGCCGCTGCTGTTTTTATAGCGCTTTGGCGTATAAAAAGGTGCAATAGATTCTACATAGAACAGGCGGTTATCCTCGGTTTCGAACTCGATCTGGTAGATCATGCCCCGCGGAATGATCAGGTAGTCACCGTATTCAAAAGGAATGTTGCCCATAAAGGTGCGGAGCGTGCCTTTCCCTTTGTGGATGAAGAGCATTTCGTCGGCATCGGCATTTTTATAAAAGTACTCCCTTAATGATTTGCGTGGCGCCGCCAGCCCGATGATGCAGTCGCGGTTTACCAGCATGGCCTTGCGGCTGTCAAGAAAATCGTCCTGTGGCTTCAGCTCAAAGCCTTTGAAGAGGAGTGACTTAATATTCTTGTCTATGGCAATTTTTGGCTCAACAGAGTATGATTTGAGTATTTCCTTTACCTGTGTCGGCCGGTGCACATGGTACAGCAGCGATGAATGGCCGTGAAAGCCCTCTGTACCGAACAGCTGCTCGTAATAGAGGCCCCCATCCGGCTTCTCAAACTGTACA
Above is a genomic segment from Flavobacterium album containing:
- a CDS encoding homogentisate 1,2-dioxygenase, whose amino-acid sequence is MPIYHKLGDFPQKRHVQFEKPDGGLYYEQLFGTEGFHGHSSLLYHVHRPTQVKEILKSYSVEPKIAIDKNIKSLLFKGFELKPQDDFLDSRKAMLVNRDCIIGLAAPRKSLREYFYKNADADEMLFIHKGKGTLRTFMGNIPFEYGDYLIIPRGMIYQIEFETEDNRLFYVESIAPFYTPKRYKNSSGQHLEHSPFCERDFKLPTELETHDEKGEFLIKIKKEGMMHEVVYATHPFDVVGWDGYNFPYGFSIHNFEPITGRVHQPPPVHQTFETSTFVVCSFCPRLYDYHPKAIPAPYNHSNIDSDEVLYYVDGDFMSRNNIEQGHITLHPKGIPHGPAPGAMERSIGKTVTEELAVMVDTFRPLMVTEEAMGLDDGQYYKSWVE